A single region of the Gemmata palustris genome encodes:
- a CDS encoding efflux RND transporter periplasmic adaptor subunit, which translates to MSTTRVTRAHRRAALLAVGGVLTIGAAVLLAHEGHAPLPTRGAQVDAEKGTLVLTADARAAIDVDTAPVELLPIEERVSAYASLVAPWSNHGFATARVPGRVVRVAVTPGQTVAAGATVAEIESLEIDALQLDVLAARNDIALAEKQVAELIKSAEAGAVAGQLVIDAQTRLARNRNALALARSKWLGLGLSVAQLDEVIRRSAALPGLALPVTAPVSGTVVRADATTGKVVEPAEQLAEVMDLSTVWVRIEVLEKDLRRVAIGQLVELHLAAYPGELVRTTVRIKSEYLDPTTNVSTVWAELSNPSGSEPRFRPGMSGQVQLVVSNAAPAAPALAAVTGGMGASAPGGTRAPGRPTVPSAAVLREGVERFVLVEEANAAESSEYRKVPVVVGRTAGERVEIVGGGVFPGDRVVTRGGHELAPFFTPTVLRPSPEAVRTIGLTVEPARFVALDEVLALEGTVDVPPARRGFAASQLAGTVHSIRADRGRAVTAGEVLAEVFSPELLVLQQELLRVHLETALAADRLDRLRDAGAGVAVTRVWELESQLNSLKNQSDTFRRKLLTVGLLPVQIDQVLADKRLIGFAPIRAPFAGIVVNFDKVLGQAVAAHESVFELRDPSARAPVRAFVPERDAGRIRPGQVVRVRLVADPDFVGAALVARSGRTFGAENRTQSVWVELDADPAHPLLHGQLAGLVVVLGRRAPALAVPRSAVVTDGTASYVFVRKPDGTFDRRSVETGPADDRLVTITRGLTEGEPVAATGAHELMTAFSSLR; encoded by the coding sequence GTGTCAACCACCCGAGTAACCAGAGCCCACCGCCGCGCCGCGCTACTTGCGGTGGGGGGCGTGCTCACGATCGGGGCCGCGGTGCTGCTGGCCCACGAGGGGCACGCGCCGCTGCCCACGCGCGGCGCGCAGGTGGACGCGGAGAAGGGCACCCTCGTGCTCACCGCCGATGCGCGAGCGGCCATTGATGTCGATACTGCACCCGTCGAGTTGTTGCCGATCGAAGAGCGAGTGTCGGCCTACGCTTCGCTCGTCGCGCCGTGGTCGAACCACGGCTTCGCTACGGCCCGGGTGCCGGGTCGGGTCGTCCGCGTGGCGGTGACACCCGGTCAAACGGTTGCGGCCGGGGCGACTGTTGCCGAGATCGAGAGCCTGGAAATTGATGCCCTGCAACTCGACGTACTCGCGGCCCGCAACGACATCGCGCTGGCCGAAAAGCAGGTCGCGGAACTGATCAAGTCGGCCGAGGCCGGGGCCGTGGCGGGACAGTTGGTGATTGATGCGCAAACGCGCTTGGCGCGGAACCGCAATGCACTCGCCCTCGCCCGGAGCAAGTGGCTCGGGTTGGGCCTGTCCGTCGCACAACTCGACGAAGTGATCCGGCGCAGCGCCGCACTTCCCGGCTTGGCTCTGCCGGTCACCGCTCCCGTGTCCGGGACCGTTGTCCGCGCGGACGCGACAACCGGAAAGGTGGTCGAACCGGCCGAGCAACTGGCCGAGGTGATGGACCTTTCGACCGTCTGGGTTCGGATCGAGGTTTTGGAGAAGGACTTACGCCGCGTGGCGATCGGGCAGTTGGTCGAACTGCACCTAGCCGCGTACCCGGGCGAACTCGTCCGCACAACAGTGCGAATTAAGAGCGAGTACCTCGACCCGACAACGAACGTGTCCACGGTCTGGGCGGAACTCAGTAACCCGAGCGGGTCCGAGCCGCGCTTCCGGCCGGGCATGTCTGGCCAGGTGCAACTCGTCGTGTCGAACGCGGCGCCGGCCGCGCCCGCATTGGCGGCGGTCACCGGCGGAATGGGCGCTTCGGCTCCGGGGGGCACACGCGCCCCGGGCCGCCCGACGGTCCCGAGCGCCGCAGTGCTCCGCGAAGGGGTGGAGCGGTTCGTTCTGGTCGAAGAGGCGAACGCGGCCGAGTCGTCGGAGTACCGCAAGGTGCCGGTGGTGGTCGGGCGAACGGCCGGCGAGCGGGTCGAGATCGTTGGCGGCGGGGTCTTCCCCGGCGACCGCGTGGTTACGCGCGGCGGGCACGAACTTGCGCCGTTCTTTACACCCACGGTGCTGCGCCCGAGCCCCGAGGCGGTGCGGACCATCGGGTTAACCGTGGAACCGGCGCGCTTCGTTGCACTCGATGAGGTGCTGGCACTGGAGGGCACCGTCGATGTGCCCCCCGCGCGCCGCGGATTCGCCGCGTCCCAACTCGCCGGCACCGTTCACTCGATCCGGGCGGATCGCGGGCGGGCCGTAACTGCGGGCGAGGTGCTGGCCGAAGTGTTCAGCCCGGAACTCCTGGTTCTTCAGCAGGAATTGCTCCGGGTTCACCTGGAAACGGCTCTCGCGGCCGACCGGCTCGACCGCTTGCGGGACGCGGGGGCCGGAGTCGCGGTGACGCGCGTGTGGGAACTGGAGAGCCAACTTAACAGCCTGAAGAACCAGTCAGACACGTTCCGCCGCAAACTCCTCACAGTGGGCCTGCTCCCGGTGCAAATCGATCAGGTTCTCGCCGACAAGCGCCTCATCGGGTTCGCTCCGATCCGTGCCCCGTTCGCCGGGATCGTGGTGAACTTCGACAAGGTGTTGGGGCAGGCCGTGGCCGCGCACGAGTCGGTGTTCGAGCTTCGAGACCCGAGCGCCCGTGCCCCGGTCCGTGCGTTCGTGCCCGAGCGCGACGCGGGGCGCATTCGACCCGGTCAGGTCGTGCGGGTCCGACTGGTCGCCGACCCGGACTTCGTGGGCGCGGCTCTCGTCGCGCGCAGCGGGCGCACGTTCGGCGCGGAGAACCGCACCCAGTCCGTTTGGGTCGAACTCGATGCGGACCCGGCCCACCCGCTGTTGCACGGCCAGCTCGCCGGGCTCGTGGTCGTACTCGGGCGCCGGGCGCCGGCGCTCGCCGTTCCGCGGTCCGCGGTCGTGACGGACGGGACCGCATCATATGTGTTCGTGCGCAAACCGGACGGGACGTTCGACCGGCGCTCCGTTGAGACCGGACCGGCCGACGACCGGCTCGTGACGATCACGCGCGGGCTGACCGAGGGCGAGCCGGTCGCGGCCACGGGCGCGCACGAGCTGATGACGGCGTTTTCGTCACTGCGATAA
- a CDS encoding efflux RND transporter permease subunit produces MLDRVIAFSLQNRALVLIAALAVVVAGAYQLARTPVDVFPDLNRPTVTILTEAPGLAPEEVEALVTRPLEYALNGATGVKRVRSASGIGLSVVWVEFDWGTDVYQDRQVVSERLQLVRSRLPQDANPVMAPISSIMGEVMLIGLRPADPAQTPEEDLKRGMELRTFGEFTVRNRLLAIDGVSQVTVMGGHLKQYQVVTTPARLAAQKVTLQQLTDAAEKAYVLAGGGVMERGPRESLIRISGQALTPEQIEETPIVWRDGRAIRIRDVADVRFAGPVRRGAGSTRVKEGDAVAGGASVIVTVQKQPGANTLDLTPKLDRALEELQRDAPAGTIVERRVFRQADFIQTAIDNVVEAIRDGTVWVFVVLLLFLASIRTSVITMTAIPLSIMVTVLVFSYFGITINTMTLGGIAVAVGELVDDAIVDVENIFRRLRENRQKPVPDPPLKVIFRASSEVRNSIVYATLIVCLVVMPLFALSGLEGRMFAPLGLAYLVALLASLVVSLTVTPVLASLLLGRAKSLAHPRDPLLLRALKWLDARVLRFTLRHPRPILGAAILLSAASLFAVFGMGSEFLPPFNEGTVTVNLQLPPGTSLAESGRVAERTEHALLQIPEVVSVSRRTGRAEQDEHAEGVNTSELDVRLTPHEHPKPGAGYALLRAVPGLHKYGVERSGRPHEQVLSDIRDRVSGIPNVNANVGQPISHRLDHVMSGVRAQVAVKVFGPDLQELRNAAQEIRDAMSAVPGVVDLQVEPQVEISQVRLRVKVAEAARYGLAPGDVARLLETAYKGRVVATVLDAEKYFSLVVWYDETARNSPTVIGQTVLDTPAGKRVALDQVADVLDTTGPNTLNHENVARRIVVSCNVQGRSLGTVVADIKRAIRPAEEKLRAQGAEYRIEDDGQYRAQQEANGRLLALGALAVVGVFLLLCRCLGSWRAALMVLGINVPLAGLGAVAALLIINRPDPVALHGVPWWKWPHVWSQATTLSVAHWVGFITLIGIVSRNGIMMIAHYIHLMREEGEPFGEAMIVRGSLERLAPVLMTAGVAVIGLVPLALGGGQPGKEILHPLAVVVIGGLLTSTLMDQIVTPAVFLLFGRRVYVPPPAPTAGAPAQDWDDAWLTELREPAPPPNGVPHATSAK; encoded by the coding sequence GTGCTCGATCGCGTGATCGCGTTCTCGCTCCAGAACCGGGCGCTCGTACTGATCGCCGCCCTCGCGGTCGTCGTCGCGGGCGCGTACCAGCTCGCGCGCACGCCCGTGGACGTGTTCCCGGACCTGAACCGCCCGACGGTCACCATTCTGACCGAGGCGCCGGGGCTGGCCCCCGAAGAGGTCGAAGCGCTCGTGACCCGGCCGCTGGAGTACGCCCTGAACGGCGCGACCGGGGTGAAGCGGGTCCGGTCCGCGTCGGGCATCGGGCTGTCGGTCGTTTGGGTCGAGTTCGATTGGGGTACCGATGTGTACCAGGACCGGCAGGTCGTGTCGGAGCGGCTCCAACTCGTCCGTAGTCGGCTCCCGCAAGACGCCAACCCGGTGATGGCCCCGATCTCGTCCATCATGGGCGAGGTGATGCTCATCGGCTTGCGCCCCGCGGACCCGGCGCAAACGCCCGAAGAGGATCTGAAGCGCGGGATGGAACTGCGGACGTTCGGGGAGTTCACCGTTCGCAACCGGCTGCTGGCGATCGACGGCGTGTCGCAGGTCACGGTGATGGGCGGGCACCTGAAGCAGTATCAGGTGGTGACGACCCCCGCGCGGCTCGCGGCGCAGAAGGTCACGCTCCAACAACTGACCGACGCGGCGGAAAAAGCTTACGTCCTGGCGGGCGGCGGGGTAATGGAACGCGGCCCGCGCGAGTCGCTCATCCGCATCAGCGGGCAGGCGCTGACCCCGGAACAGATCGAGGAAACGCCGATCGTCTGGCGCGACGGGCGCGCGATCCGCATCCGGGACGTCGCGGACGTGCGGTTCGCCGGGCCGGTTCGCCGCGGCGCGGGCAGCACCCGTGTGAAAGAGGGGGACGCGGTCGCGGGCGGCGCATCGGTCATCGTGACGGTGCAGAAACAACCCGGGGCCAACACCCTCGATCTGACCCCGAAATTGGACCGGGCACTGGAAGAACTGCAGCGCGACGCCCCGGCCGGCACGATCGTGGAGCGCCGGGTGTTTCGGCAAGCCGACTTCATCCAGACCGCGATCGACAACGTGGTGGAGGCGATCCGCGACGGAACGGTGTGGGTGTTCGTCGTGCTGCTCCTGTTCCTGGCGAGCATCCGCACCTCCGTTATCACAATGACGGCGATCCCGCTCTCGATTATGGTGACGGTGTTGGTGTTCAGTTACTTCGGGATCACCATTAACACGATGACGCTCGGCGGAATCGCGGTGGCGGTCGGTGAGTTGGTCGATGACGCGATCGTGGACGTGGAGAACATCTTTCGCCGGCTGCGCGAGAACCGGCAGAAGCCGGTCCCGGACCCGCCACTGAAGGTGATCTTCCGGGCGTCGAGCGAGGTCCGCAACTCGATCGTCTACGCCACGCTGATCGTGTGCCTCGTCGTGATGCCGCTGTTCGCACTGTCGGGGCTGGAGGGGCGGATGTTCGCGCCGCTCGGCCTCGCGTACCTCGTCGCGCTCCTCGCGTCGCTGGTCGTGTCGCTCACCGTCACGCCGGTACTCGCGTCCCTTTTACTCGGGCGCGCGAAATCCCTGGCGCACCCGCGCGATCCGCTCTTGCTCCGCGCGCTCAAGTGGCTCGATGCCCGCGTGCTGCGGTTCACTCTGCGGCACCCGCGCCCGATTCTGGGGGCCGCGATTCTGCTGTCTGCGGCTTCACTCTTTGCCGTGTTCGGAATGGGGAGTGAGTTCCTTCCACCGTTCAACGAGGGCACGGTCACGGTGAACCTCCAGCTCCCGCCGGGCACCAGTCTGGCCGAGAGCGGGCGCGTCGCGGAACGGACCGAGCACGCGCTGCTGCAAATCCCCGAGGTCGTGTCGGTGTCGCGGCGCACCGGGCGCGCGGAGCAGGACGAACACGCGGAGGGCGTGAACACGTCCGAACTCGACGTCCGGCTGACCCCGCACGAGCACCCGAAGCCGGGCGCCGGGTACGCGCTGCTGCGTGCGGTCCCGGGGTTGCACAAGTACGGCGTTGAGAGATCCGGTCGGCCGCACGAACAGGTGCTCTCCGACATCCGCGACCGCGTGAGCGGCATCCCGAACGTGAACGCGAACGTGGGTCAGCCGATCAGCCACCGACTCGACCACGTCATGTCCGGGGTGCGTGCTCAGGTCGCGGTCAAAGTGTTCGGCCCGGACCTTCAGGAATTGCGGAACGCGGCGCAGGAGATTCGCGACGCGATGAGCGCGGTTCCCGGGGTGGTGGACCTCCAGGTCGAACCGCAGGTGGAAATTTCGCAGGTGCGGCTCCGCGTCAAGGTGGCGGAGGCGGCCCGGTACGGGCTCGCGCCCGGCGACGTCGCCCGACTGCTCGAGACCGCCTACAAGGGCCGCGTCGTCGCGACCGTGCTGGACGCGGAGAAATACTTCAGCCTGGTCGTGTGGTACGACGAGACCGCGCGGAACTCACCCACCGTGATCGGTCAAACGGTTCTCGACACGCCGGCCGGCAAGCGCGTCGCGCTGGATCAAGTTGCGGACGTACTGGACACGACCGGCCCGAACACACTCAATCACGAGAACGTGGCTCGCAGAATCGTGGTGTCGTGCAACGTGCAGGGGCGCAGCCTGGGAACCGTAGTCGCGGACATCAAGCGGGCCATTCGTCCCGCCGAAGAGAAGCTCAGGGCGCAGGGCGCGGAGTACCGGATCGAAGATGACGGCCAGTACCGCGCCCAGCAGGAAGCGAACGGCCGGCTCCTCGCGCTGGGGGCGCTCGCCGTGGTCGGCGTGTTCCTGCTCCTGTGCCGGTGCCTGGGTTCGTGGCGGGCCGCACTCATGGTGCTCGGCATCAACGTTCCGCTCGCCGGTCTGGGTGCGGTCGCTGCGCTCCTCATCATCAACCGCCCGGACCCGGTCGCACTGCACGGGGTGCCGTGGTGGAAGTGGCCGCACGTGTGGTCACAGGCCACAACGCTCTCGGTCGCGCACTGGGTGGGGTTCATCACGCTCATCGGGATCGTGAGTCGCAACGGAATCATGATGATCGCCCATTACATTCACCTGATGCGCGAAGAGGGCGAACCGTTCGGAGAAGCGATGATCGTGCGCGGCAGTCTGGAGCGACTGGCGCCCGTTCTGATGACCGCGGGCGTCGCGGTGATCGGGCTCGTTCCGCTCGCGCTCGGGGGCGGGCAACCGGGCAAGGAGATCCTCCACCCGCTCGCGGTGGTCGTGATCGGCGGGTTGCTCACTTCGACGCTCATGGACCAGATCGTGACGCCGGCCGTGTTCCTGCTGTTCGGGCGAAGGGTCTACGTCCCGCCCCCGGCGCCCACCGCCGGCGCGCCCGCGCAGGATTGGGACGATGCGTGGTTGACCGAACTCCGGGAACCCGCCCCACCACCAAACGGTGTCCCGCACGCGACGTCTGCGAAATAA
- a CDS encoding HD domain-containing protein, giving the protein MSTTIPLADMPFEAAALAARAHQHQKRKDNQTPYVSHVFRVCLVVRHTFGFDDPKMLAAALLHDTIEDTTIDCDDIIEQFGADVARWVAALTKDMRLPHDEREAVYAKELAAAEWQVKALKLADMYDNLSDSKHLSPGGRRKTAAKTRFYLDAIRQPLPDPIRPALALVEQRLAELERSLTP; this is encoded by the coding sequence ATGTCAACTACGATTCCTCTTGCCGACATGCCGTTTGAAGCGGCCGCGCTCGCGGCGCGGGCGCACCAGCACCAGAAGCGCAAGGACAACCAGACGCCCTACGTCAGTCACGTGTTCCGCGTATGTCTTGTGGTGCGGCACACGTTCGGCTTCGACGACCCCAAAATGCTCGCCGCGGCGCTGCTGCACGACACCATCGAAGACACCACGATCGACTGTGACGACATCATCGAGCAGTTCGGCGCGGACGTCGCCCGGTGGGTCGCCGCGCTCACCAAAGATATGCGCCTCCCGCACGACGAGCGCGAAGCTGTCTACGCGAAGGAACTTGCCGCGGCCGAGTGGCAAGTGAAGGCGCTCAAGCTCGCCGATATGTACGATAACCTCAGCGATTCCAAGCACCTCTCCCCGGGCGGGCGCCGAAAGACCGCGGCCAAAACGCGGTTCTACCTCGACGCCATTCGCCAACCGCTACCGGACCCGATCCGGCCCGCGCTCGCGCTGGTCGAGCAACGGCTCGCAGAACTCGAACGCAGTCTAACGCCGTGA